A region of Streptomyces sp. R44 DNA encodes the following proteins:
- a CDS encoding SDR family NAD(P)-dependent oxidoreductase — protein sequence MTTTLPAYDLTGRTAFVTGAASGIGRATAALLARAGATVHCADRDEAGLKETAALIAREGGSAQTHVLDVTDRTALAAAVRAAGPLHVMAAIAGIMHTSTVLETRDEDLDRVLAVNFKGVLHACQEAARSMIAAGVPGSIVTMASGAMDTASPGLLCYSVTKAAVVQLTKTLATEAGPHGIRVNAVAPGWIRTPMTDRHEPTAQLQAEAAMVRHSPLGRVGEAEDIAHAVLHLASDASSFTTGQILRPNGGVAMPW from the coding sequence ATGACGACGACTCTCCCGGCTTACGACCTGACCGGCCGCACCGCGTTCGTCACCGGCGCCGCGAGCGGCATCGGCCGCGCCACCGCGGCCCTCCTCGCCCGGGCCGGTGCCACCGTCCACTGCGCCGACCGCGACGAGGCGGGCCTCAAGGAGACCGCGGCCCTGATCGCCCGCGAGGGCGGCTCCGCGCAGACGCACGTCCTGGACGTCACCGACCGGACCGCGCTGGCGGCGGCCGTCCGCGCCGCCGGCCCGCTCCACGTCATGGCCGCCATCGCCGGGATCATGCACACGAGCACGGTCCTGGAGACCCGGGACGAGGACCTCGACCGCGTCCTGGCCGTCAACTTCAAGGGCGTGCTCCACGCGTGCCAGGAGGCGGCCCGTTCGATGATCGCCGCGGGCGTCCCCGGTTCGATCGTCACGATGGCCTCGGGCGCGATGGACACCGCGAGCCCGGGCCTGCTCTGTTACAGCGTCACCAAGGCGGCCGTCGTGCAGCTGACGAAGACCCTGGCGACGGAGGCGGGCCCGCACGGCATCCGGGTCAACGCGGTCGCCCCGGGCTGGATCCGTACCCCGATGACGGACCGCCACGAGCCGACCGCCCAACTGCAGGCCGAGGCCGCGATGGTCCGGCACTCACCGCTGGGCCGGGTCGGCGAGGCCGAGGACATCGCGCACGCGGTCCTGCACCTGGCCTCCGACGCCTCCTCGTTCACGACGGGCCAGATCCTCCGCCCCAACGGCGGCGTCGCGATGCCCTGGTGA
- a CDS encoding helix-turn-helix domain-containing protein → MILLRRLLGDVLRRQRQRQGRTLREVSSSARVSLGYLSEVERGQKEASSELLSAICDALDVRMSELMREVSDELSLAELAESAAASEPVPTPVRPMLNSVSVTSVAGVPTGRVTIKAPAEAVDVVAA, encoded by the coding sequence ATGATTCTGCTCCGTCGCCTGCTGGGTGACGTGCTGCGTCGGCAGCGCCAGCGCCAGGGCCGTACTCTGCGCGAAGTCTCCTCGTCGGCCCGAGTTTCGCTCGGCTATCTCTCCGAGGTGGAGCGGGGGCAGAAGGAGGCTTCCTCCGAACTGCTCTCCGCGATCTGCGACGCGTTGGACGTACGGATGTCCGAGCTGATGCGCGAAGTGAGCGACGAGCTGTCGCTGGCCGAACTGGCCGAATCGGCAGCGGCGAGCGAACCGGTGCCGACGCCGGTACGCCCGATGCTCAATTCGGTGTCGGTGACGTCGGTGGCCGGTGTGCCCACCGGGCGGGTGACCATCAAGGCGCCCGCGGAAGCGGTGGACGTCGTCGCTGCCTGA
- a CDS encoding DNA-formamidopyrimidine glycosylase family protein, whose amino-acid sequence MPEGDTVWQTARRLHTALAGRVLTRADLRVPRFATADLTGRTLLDVTPRGKHLLARVEGGLTLHSHLRMDGAWRVYATGEHPRGGPEHQIRAILGNAESTAYGYRLPVLELIRTAEESHAVGHLGPDLLGPDWDPEEAVRRLAAEPERPLGEALLDQRNLAGIGNVYKSELAFLAAVTPWLPVGELAPEVPARLVATAHRLLEANKDRPDRRTTTTRRPGTPLYVYGREGRPCLRCGAAIRRAELGDRVTYWCPGCQRGPDGNDHRPDN is encoded by the coding sequence ATGCCCGAAGGAGACACCGTCTGGCAGACCGCCCGCCGCCTGCACACCGCGCTCGCCGGCCGCGTCCTCACCCGCGCCGACCTCCGCGTGCCCCGGTTCGCGACCGCCGACCTCACCGGCCGCACGCTCCTCGACGTCACCCCGCGCGGCAAGCACCTGCTCGCCCGCGTCGAGGGCGGGCTCACCCTCCACTCGCATCTGCGGATGGACGGCGCCTGGCGGGTGTACGCCACCGGGGAGCACCCGCGCGGCGGCCCCGAGCACCAGATCCGGGCGATCCTCGGGAACGCCGAGTCCACCGCGTACGGCTACCGCCTCCCGGTCCTGGAGCTGATCCGTACCGCCGAGGAGTCCCACGCCGTGGGCCACCTCGGCCCGGACCTCCTGGGCCCCGACTGGGACCCCGAGGAGGCCGTGCGACGGCTCGCCGCCGAGCCGGAGCGCCCCCTCGGCGAGGCCCTCCTCGATCAGCGCAACCTGGCCGGCATCGGCAATGTGTACAAGTCGGAGCTGGCCTTCCTCGCCGCCGTCACCCCCTGGCTCCCGGTCGGCGAGCTCGCCCCCGAGGTCCCGGCCCGTCTGGTCGCCACGGCCCACCGCCTCCTGGAGGCGAACAAGGACCGTCCGGACCGGCGCACCACGACCACCCGCCGCCCCGGCACCCCGCTGTACGTCTACGGCCGCGAGGGCCGTCCCTGCCTGCGCTGCGGCGCCGCGATCCGCAGGGCGGAGCTGGGCGACCGGGTGACGTACTGGTGCCCGGGCTGCCAGCGGGGCCCCGACGGAAACGACCACCGCCCCGACAATTGA
- the pgsA gene encoding CDP-diacylglycerol--glycerol-3-phosphate 3-phosphatidyltransferase, which translates to MTGVPASATGGTGRPAPRGKLGAAAVNQASLWNIANILTMIRLVLVPGFVILLFQDGGHDPAWRAWAWAAFAVAMITDVFDGHLARTYNLVTDFGKIADPIADKAIMAAGLISLSLLGDLPWWVTSVILARELGITLMRFWVIRHGVIPASRGGKMKTLAQGTAVGMYVLMLTGPLATLRFWVMALAVVLTVVTGLDYVRQAVVLRRKGLAEERAAARAETATR; encoded by the coding sequence ATGACCGGAGTCCCGGCATCCGCGACGGGCGGAACCGGTAGGCCGGCGCCCCGCGGCAAGCTGGGCGCGGCGGCCGTCAACCAGGCCAGCCTGTGGAACATCGCCAACATCCTCACCATGATCCGGCTCGTCCTCGTGCCGGGCTTCGTGATCCTGCTGTTCCAGGACGGCGGGCACGACCCGGCGTGGCGGGCCTGGGCCTGGGCGGCGTTCGCGGTGGCCATGATCACGGACGTCTTCGACGGGCACCTCGCCCGTACGTACAACCTGGTCACCGACTTCGGGAAGATCGCCGACCCCATCGCCGACAAGGCGATCATGGCGGCCGGGCTGATCTCGCTGTCCCTGCTCGGCGACCTGCCCTGGTGGGTGACCTCGGTCATCCTGGCCCGTGAGCTCGGCATCACCCTGATGCGGTTCTGGGTCATCCGGCACGGGGTCATCCCCGCCAGCCGCGGCGGCAAGATGAAGACGCTCGCCCAGGGCACCGCCGTGGGCATGTACGTCCTGATGCTCACCGGGCCGCTCGCCACCCTCCGCTTCTGGGTGATGGCGCTGGCCGTCGTGCTGACGGTCGTCACCGGTCTGGACTACGTCCGCCAGGCGGTCGTCCTGCGGCGCAAGGGGCTCGCGGAGGAGCGCGCGGCCGCGCGGGCGGAGACGGCGACACGATGA
- a CDS encoding CinA family protein — MTEAARVLALLAERDQTLAAAESLTGGLVAAELTGVAGASVSFLGSVTAYATALKQQLLGVDGALLAERGAVDPEVALQMAAGVRDRLGADWGISTTGVAGPTPQDGQPVGTVYVAVAGPAATSARAGKVVSLRLNGDRTEIRRESVRSVLELLHEELSGNARAQDTEHNGGN, encoded by the coding sequence ATGACCGAGGCCGCCCGGGTGCTGGCGCTGCTCGCGGAGCGTGATCAGACGCTGGCGGCCGCGGAGTCCCTCACGGGTGGTCTGGTGGCCGCCGAGCTCACCGGCGTGGCCGGCGCCTCGGTGTCCTTCCTGGGGTCGGTCACGGCGTACGCCACGGCCCTCAAGCAGCAGCTCCTCGGCGTCGACGGGGCCCTGCTCGCGGAGCGCGGAGCGGTGGATCCCGAGGTCGCGCTGCAGATGGCGGCCGGCGTGCGGGACCGGCTCGGCGCCGACTGGGGGATCTCGACGACCGGGGTCGCGGGGCCCACACCGCAGGACGGACAGCCCGTCGGAACGGTCTACGTGGCGGTCGCCGGACCGGCCGCGACGAGCGCGCGGGCCGGGAAAGTGGTGTCGTTGAGGTTGAACGGCGATCGTACGGAAATCCGTAGAGAGAGCGTACGGAGCGTGCTGGAACTGCTCCATGAGGAACTCTCGGGAAATGCGCGGGCACAGGATACGGAACACAACGGGGGGAATTGA